ACGGGTACAACGTCGCCAACACCGTGCCCAACATCCTCTACACACTGCTCATCGGCGGTGCGCTCAACGCCGTCTTCGTCCCCGAACTGGTGCGGGCCGCCAGGAACCACGCCGACGGCGGAGCCGCGTACACCGACCGGCTGCTCACCCTCTGCACGATCGGACTTCTCGCTCTCACCGCGCTCACGGTCCTCGGGGCGCCATGGATCGTCTCGGTCTACGCCCCCGACTACCACGGCGAACAGGCCGAACTCACCATCGCCCTGGCCCGCTACTGCCTGCCGCAGATCCTCTTCTACGGACTGTTCACCCTCCTGGGCCAAGTCCTCAACGCCCGCGACCGGTTCGGCGCGATGATGTGGACACCGGTCCTCAACAACGTCGTCATCATCGCGGTGTTCGGGATCCATCTGTCCGTCGCGGCAGGCTCCGACGGCACGTTGACCCCCGCGCAGGCCCAATGGCTCGGCTGGGGGACCACCGCGGGGATCGCCGTGCAGACGCTCGCCCTGGTGCCCGCGCTGCGCGCCGCGGAGTTCCGCTGGCGGCCCCGGTTCGACTGGCGGGGCAGCGGACTCACCCGGCCGCTGCGCGCGGCCGGCTGGCTCGTCATGCTCGTGCTGACCAACCAGCTCGCCTACTGGGTGGTCACCCGGCTCTCCACCGCCACCGGCCAGCACGCCGCCGAACAGCATGTGCCGGGCGGCGTGGGCTACACCGCGTACAGCTACGCCTTTCAGCTGTGGGTGGTGCCGCACGGCATCGTGACCGTCTCGCTCGTCACCGCGCTGATGCCCCGGATGAGCCGGGCGGCCGCCGACAACGATCTGACCGCAGTGCGGCGCGACGTCTCCTACGCCCTGCGCACCTCGGCCGCGGCCGTGGTCCCCGCTGTGGCCCTGCTGTTCGCGCTCGCGCCCTGGGTGATGGGAGCCGTGTACGGATACGGGCGCGCCGGCGACGCGGACATCGCGGTCATGGCGGGGATGATGATGGCGTTCGCGCCCGGACTGATCGCCTACTCCGGGCAGTACGTGCTCTCCCGCGCGTTCTATGCGATGAGCGACACCCGCACCCCGTTTTTCCTCAACCTGGTGATCGCCGCTCTCGACGCCGGGCTCTGTGTGGCCGCGTATCTGCTGCTCCCGGTCCGCTGGGCCGTGACCGGCATGGCCGGGGCCTACTCCGTGGCACTGTTCGCGGGCTTCGGCGTCACCGCGTACGTACTGCACCGCAGGCTGTCCGGCAGTGACGCGGCCCGGCCCTCGCTGCTGCGCTCGCCAGGGCTGTGGGCCCAGTTCCGGCTGGTCGTGGCATGTGCGCCCGCCGGACTGCTGGGGTACCTGGCCGCTCGCGCCTGCTCGGGGTCCGGGGACTTCGCCGCCGTGGGGGCGGGGGGTGTCGTACTCCTGCTCACCGTGGCGCTGCTGGCACGGCCGCTGCGGCTGCGGGAGATCAGCGCCGCCATCGCGGCCGGCCGGGGGCGGCTGCGCCGGGCCTGAGCCCCCG
This sequence is a window from Streptomyces sp. NBC_01217. Protein-coding genes within it:
- the murJ gene encoding murein biosynthesis integral membrane protein MurJ; the protein is MTATEAAAPKAAERGPRSVLRSGAVMASGSIVSRATGFIRSAVVVAALGTGLQADGYNVANTVPNILYTLLIGGALNAVFVPELVRAARNHADGGAAYTDRLLTLCTIGLLALTALTVLGAPWIVSVYAPDYHGEQAELTIALARYCLPQILFYGLFTLLGQVLNARDRFGAMMWTPVLNNVVIIAVFGIHLSVAAGSDGTLTPAQAQWLGWGTTAGIAVQTLALVPALRAAEFRWRPRFDWRGSGLTRPLRAAGWLVMLVLTNQLAYWVVTRLSTATGQHAAEQHVPGGVGYTAYSYAFQLWVVPHGIVTVSLVTALMPRMSRAAADNDLTAVRRDVSYALRTSAAAVVPAVALLFALAPWVMGAVYGYGRAGDADIAVMAGMMMAFAPGLIAYSGQYVLSRAFYAMSDTRTPFFLNLVIAALDAGLCVAAYLLLPVRWAVTGMAGAYSVALFAGFGVTAYVLHRRLSGSDAARPSLLRSPGLWAQFRLVVACAPAGLLGYLAARACSGSGDFAAVGAGGVVLLLTVALLARPLRLREISAAIAAGRGRLRRA